Proteins encoded within one genomic window of Lynx canadensis isolate LIC74 chromosome B4, mLynCan4.pri.v2, whole genome shotgun sequence:
- the LOC115517835 gene encoding olfactory receptor 8S1-like yields MDNFTFFTEFILLGLSADCRIQTLLFVVFLGIYLLTLVGNLVMILVIRGDSHLHIPMYFFLGHLSFLDICFSSVTMPKMLQNFLSQKKSISVWGCITQSFFFLLCGCAEASLLSAMAYDRYAAICHPLLYTMVMNRPLCMVMVSAAWGIGVLNSLVNNLFIHKLHFCGSNIIFHFCCELPSLFPLSCTDPTANKFLLSGSSAFLGLLTLPLILFSYSRIISAILNIRSSEGQAKAFSTCSSHLTVVLLFYGTALFRYISPASGSVLERVVSIQYSVITSLLNPLIYSLKNQEVKTALQRMLRQ; encoded by the coding sequence ATGGATAACTTCACTTTCTTCACTGAGTTCATCCTCCTCGGGCTGTCTGCTGACTGCCGCATCCAGACTCTGCTCTTTGTGGTGTTCCTGGGGATTTACCTCCTGACCCTGGTGGGGAATCTGGTGATGATCCTGGTGATCAGAGGGGATTCTCACCTCCACATccccatgtattttttccttgGACATCTGTCCTTCCTAGATATCTGCTTCTCTTCAGTTACTATGCCCAAAATGCTACAGAACTTCCTGTCTCAGAAGAAAAGCATCTCTGTGTGGGGCTGTATCACccagagtttcttttttcttctctgtgggtGTGCGGAAGCCAGTCTGCTCTCtgccatggcctatgaccgctatgctGCCATCTGCCACCCTCTGCTCTATACCATGGTCATGAACAGGCCTCTCTGCATGGTAATGGTCAGCGCAGCATGGGGAATAGGGGTTCTGAACTCACTGGTAAATAATCTTTTCATCCACAAGTTACATTTCTGTGGGTCCAACATCATCTTCCACTTCTGCTGTGAGCTGCCCTCACTCTTCCCTCTGTCATGTACTGATCCCACTGCCAACAAGTTCCTTCTGTCAGGGTCCAGTGCATTTCTAGGGCTGCTGACGCTTCCCCTGATCCTCTTCTCTTACTCCAGAATCATTTCTGCCATTCTGAACATCCGCTCCTCTGAGGGCCAAGCCaaagccttctccacctgctcctcccacctcaCCGTGGTGCTCTTGTTCTATGGGACGGCTCTATTCAGGTACatcagccctgcctcaggctccgtgTTGGAGCGCGTGGTCTCCATTCAGTACAGTGTGATCACATCCTTGCTGAACCCCCTCATCTACAGCCTCAAGAACCAGGAGGTGAAGACTGCTCTGCAGAGGATGCTGAGGCAGTAA